A genomic segment from Vidua macroura isolate BioBank_ID:100142 chromosome Z, ASM2450914v1, whole genome shotgun sequence encodes:
- the TRIM36 gene encoding E3 ubiquitin-protein ligase TRIM36 gives MESDRLESPVAIKGIERELICPACKELFTHPLILPCQHNVCHKCVKEILFAFEDSFADGGSESSNQSSPRIRISASSMDRIDRINRSGRKRNSLTPRSTLFPCPSCQRDIDLGERGINGLFRNFTLETIVERYRQAARAAIAIMCDFCKPPPQESTKSCMDCSASYCNECFKIHHPWGTVKAQHEYVGPTTNFRPKILMCPEHEMERVNMYCEICRRPVCHLCKLGGGHANHRVTTMSTAYKTLKEKLSKDIEYLISKESQVKAHITQLDLLLKETACNSERAKQEASQSFEKLYHVLEEKKSAALRAIETSKNIRLEKLQTQVEEYQGLLENNGLVGYAQEVLKETDPSCFVQTAKQLHVRIQKATESLKSFRPAAETTFEDFVVDTAKQEDILGDLSFHSNGLEIPEISEEQSRMYNKALISWECPGKTDSADIYVLEYHKLNKEEERVTWQKTEVYGKSKVLSDLDDDSSYAFRVRGYKGSICSPWSREVIMRTPPAPVFSFLFDDKCGYNNEHLQLNPRRTSVESRAGFPLLLGSERLQVGCYTTLDYIIGDTGIAKGKYFWAFNVEAYSYLVKVGVVSSNKIQKLFHNTHDVTSPRYEQDSGHDSGSEDAFFDSSQPCTLVTLGMKKFFIPATPAAPKDPASRILPLPSCLGICLDCDRGRVGFYDAGHMKCLYECEVDCSGLMYPAFALMGGAAVHLEEAVTANYREYHDDI, from the exons ATGGAGAGCGATCGGCTGGAGAGCCCG GTTGCCATTAAAGGTATTGAAAGAGAGCTTATCTGCCCAGCATGCAAAGAATTGTTTACCCATCCACTGATCCTTCCCTGCCAGCACAATGTCTGTCACAAATGTgtgaaagaaatactttttgcATTTGAAGACTCCTTTGCTGATGGAGGCTCTGAATCCTCTAATCAGAGTAGCCCTCGAATTAGAATCTCTGCTTCTAGCATGGACAGAATTGACAGGATTAATAGATCAG GCAGAAAACGCAATTCACTGACTCCTAGATCAACTCTGTTTCCTTGTCCAAGTTGCCAGCGGGATATTGATCTCGGGGAGCGTGGTATCAATGGCCTATTTCGCAACTTCACTTTGGAAACCATTGTGGAAAGATACAGacaggcagccagggcagccatTGCTATTATGTGTGATTTCTGCAAACCTCCACCTCAGGAGTCCACAAAGAGCTGCATGGACTGCAGTGCAAGCTATTGCAATGAATGTTTCAAAATACACCATCCTTGGGGAACTGTGAAAGCCCAACATGAATACGTAGGACCAACCACCAACTTCAGACCCAAG attttgATGTGTCCAGAACATGAAATGGAGAGAGTAAACATGTACTGTGAAATCTGCAGAAGGCCTGTTTGTCATCTTTGCAAACTGGGTGGAGGTCATGCAAACCATAGAGTAACAACCATGAGCACTGCCTATAAAACCCTTaag GAGAAGCTTTCAAAAGATATTGAATACCTCATCAGTAAGGAGAGCCAGGTGAAAGCTCACATCACACAGCTGGATCTGCTGCTGAAAGAAACAGCG TGCAATAGTGAAAGAGCTAAACAAGAAGCATCTCAGAGTTTTGAGAAATTGTACCATGTCctggaagagaagaaatctGCAGCTCTTAGGGCAATTGAAACTTCTAAGAATATAAGGCTGGAAAAATTGCAAACACAAGTGGAAGAATACCAAGGGCTCCTGGAAAATAATGGCCTTGTAGGATATGCTCAAGAAGTGCTTAAAGAAACTGATCCCTCCTGTTTTGttcaaacagcaaaacaacTTCATGTCAG AATCCAAAAAGCTACTGAGTCTCTGAAGAGCTTTAGGCCAGCAGCTGAAACTACTTTTGAAGACTTTGTGGTGGACACTGCCAAGCAAGAAGACATCCTTGGTGACTTGTCCTTCCATTCCAATG GTCTAGAAATACCAGAAATCAGcgaagagcagagcagaatgTACAACAAAGCTCTGATCAGCTGGGAATGCCCTGGGAAGACAGATTCAGCTGATATCTATGTTCTTGAGTATCATAAACTTAATAAAGAAGAGGAGAGAGTGACATGGCAAAAGACTGAAGTTTATGGCAAGAGCAAAGTATTATCTGATCTTGATGATGACAGCAGTTACGCCTTTAGAGTTCGGGGATACAAAGGGTCCATCTGTAGCCCTTGGAGCCGAGAAGTTATTATGCGTACTCCTCCAGCCCCAG ttttcagttttctttttgatgACAAATGTGGGTACAACAATGAACATCTCCAGCTGAACCCAAGAAGAACTTCTGTGGAAAGTAGGGCTGGATTTCCTCTGCTTCTGGGATCTGAGCGCTTGCAGGTTGGATGCTACACAACCCTGGATTACATCATTGGTGACACTGGGATTGCCAAAGGGAAGTACTTCTGGGCTTTTAATGTGGAAGCCTATTCATACCTGGTGAAAGTGGGAGTTGTTTCTAGCAACAAGATACAGAAATTGTTCCACAATACCCATGATGTCACCAGTCCAAG ATATGAGCAAGACAGCGGTCATGACAGTGGGAGTGAAGATGCTTTCTTTGACTCATCGCAGCCTTGCACACTGGTCACTTTAGGCATGAAGAAGTTCTTTATCCCTGCTACGCCTGCTGCTCCCAAGGATCCAGCCAGCAGAATCCTTCCCCTGCCATCATGCTTGGGCATTTGCCTTGACTGTGACAGAGGCAGGGTAGGGTTTTATGATGCAGGCCATATGAAGTGCCTGTACGAATGTGAGGTGGATTGCTCTGGCTTAATGTACCCAGCGTTTGCTTTAATGGGCGGTGCAGCAGTGCACCTTGAGGAAGCTGTCACAGCCAACTACAGGGAGTACCACGACGACATCTAG